From Mycobacterium lacus, one genomic window encodes:
- a CDS encoding acyl-CoA dehydrogenase family protein — protein MDLNFDEETLAFQAEVRDFLAANREAIPTKSYDNAEGFAQHRHWDRVLFDAGLSVITWPRKYGGRDAPLLHWVVYEEEYFRAGAPGRASANGTSMLAPTLFAHGTEEQLDRVLPKMASGEQIWAQAWSEPESGSDLASLRSTATKTDGGWLLNGQKIWSSRAPFADMAFGLFRSDPAAERHRGLTYLMFDLKAKGITVRPIAQLGGDTGFGEIFLDDVFVPDEDVIGTPNDGWRAAMSTSSNERGMSLRSPGRFLAAAERLVRLWKHSGAPPEFADRVADGWIKAQAYRLQTFGTVTRLAAGGELGAESSVTKVFWSDLDVELHQTALDIRGADGELAGPWTDGLLFALGGPIYAGTNEIQRNIIAERLLGLPREKR, from the coding sequence TTGGATCTGAATTTCGACGAAGAGACGTTGGCCTTCCAGGCCGAGGTGCGCGACTTCCTTGCCGCCAATAGAGAGGCCATTCCGACGAAGTCCTACGACAACGCGGAAGGCTTTGCCCAGCACCGACATTGGGACCGGGTGCTGTTCGACGCCGGTCTGTCGGTGATCACCTGGCCGCGGAAGTACGGCGGCCGCGACGCGCCGCTGCTGCACTGGGTGGTGTACGAGGAGGAGTACTTCCGCGCCGGAGCGCCGGGCCGGGCCAGCGCCAACGGCACGTCGATGCTGGCTCCGACGCTTTTCGCGCACGGGACCGAGGAACAGCTCGACCGTGTCCTGCCGAAAATGGCTAGCGGCGAACAGATCTGGGCGCAGGCCTGGTCGGAGCCCGAATCCGGCAGCGACCTTGCGTCGCTGCGTTCCACCGCGACCAAGACCGACGGCGGCTGGCTGCTCAACGGACAGAAGATCTGGAGCTCGCGGGCGCCGTTCGCCGACATGGCATTCGGGCTGTTCCGGTCCGACCCCGCGGCGGAGCGGCATCGCGGGCTGACGTACCTCATGTTCGACCTGAAGGCCAAGGGAATTACCGTGCGTCCGATCGCCCAGCTGGGCGGCGACACCGGGTTCGGCGAGATCTTCCTCGACGACGTGTTCGTGCCCGACGAGGACGTCATCGGCACCCCGAACGACGGTTGGCGCGCCGCGATGAGCACGTCGAGCAACGAGCGCGGCATGTCGCTGCGCAGCCCGGGCCGCTTCCTGGCCGCCGCGGAACGGCTGGTGCGGCTCTGGAAGCACAGCGGCGCGCCACCGGAATTCGCCGACCGGGTAGCCGACGGATGGATCAAGGCGCAGGCCTACCGGCTGCAAACCTTCGGCACCGTCACCCGACTGGCCGCTGGCGGTGAGCTGGGCGCGGAATCGTCGGTGACCAAAGTCTTTTGGTCCGACCTGGACGTGGAATTGCATCAGACCGCGCTCGACATCCGGGGCGCCGACGGCGAATTGGCCGGACCATGGACCGACGGCCTGCTGTTCGCCCTGGGCGGCCCGATCTACGCCGGTACCAACGAAATCCAGCGCAACATCATCGCTGAACGGTTGCTGGGCCTGCCAAGGGAGAAGCGATAG